The Tursiops truncatus isolate mTurTru1 chromosome 6, mTurTru1.mat.Y, whole genome shotgun sequence genome includes a window with the following:
- the SPATA31G1 gene encoding spermatogenesis-associated protein 31G1 → MATASALVLWGQDARKIVSFSTPQGLPLLYRVAFLDRLWKQKSGEEEEEEVSLDPLKPCSLPKEAPIGEQATTAPSQPSCDSEGLHKSIGTLEQVLTQTPNPSRSFPTFQILTNLPVRHKTASGSHLQQRESQLFWGLPSLHSESLEAIFLSSGGLSPLKLSVSPSVSFNKFAFLPRTPVLLLPQYCSPTPLPTHEVHTTEDLEGTASDSQQLPSPSSPPVPSLPLQLKFFPMDHKRVLSGTEANTQWLTQRREVPWVSEDQALHPQPNLQRTRPSKLFHSSEVWWKVPWDPGLQQHIPDSLCASLAENPASLLGALTRSEAPWRTTGQNEDPKTPEPAVPTPSLTPTSLPECQGASPIGGLSGPEALWETTRRRENPQISKPPTSVPCQSVAPMTEPQGTSTLEVPPVYETQWGTTGHKESTQAFQPPTPAPCPPPHPLPELQGGSPLGDPSGYEPQWRCRENSTNLWAFEPSALDVDPGLHGTMPACVPSGSETPWKGTQSRENLWVSADPVSSPSLPSASLLESLGTGAQAVLSESKALWEAMRQTDNLWTSESPGPGHSPSLAHILEPHRINPVGGLTGSETAWKDTDHSRNSWAFESLSLAFSPPAVLVLDSLRVSPTGVLFDSEATCGDIERRKNSWASELLACSLPQVPRGANPLGVQSDSEPTAGDMEQKETCCVPVSPLWGPSPCPNSMSKSHTSEPIGDQCNCKPEGETVEQRGNCCTTELPAPTPRSLSAPLPDPHIDLEFVWRNVQQRGIPQDPSLPAVDPLQPIPWPPTQAEALKIESNQPGLPKGELFPGAKAETPSSQGEAVPKMPTHSGVQAWHWSKELELRLKKLEQSPASRSLGPSQSFGSSPALSSTTQATRRLSSCPPQQIHPLSLCPNSSSCHPPKPQSTVTQPIQVPHCYHSHSSIQPQLWKSGRAEQEPQKEQRMNVKMSSQGSCVHCPGLEEPSYPEVPASGKRQDKASALSSAKKRERPRKPKGDHREGDAKLGSTTVTGKSHLAQARLAEVPVSRLLQRSQHRDQSSRHTAPSLQPHSKASGSQGQRGARLGAGDILAPRHCKHCPWAQKHLSSPTPQAPLTRGLQRMLAKFLGTHGPLPTKSSQQRKGW, encoded by the exons ATGGCGACAGCTTCAGCCCTGGTACTCTGGGGACAAGATGCAAG AAAGATTGTATCTTTCTCCACTCCCCAGGGCCTACCACTTCTGTACCGCGTGGCTTTCCTTGATCGCCTGTGGAAGCAGAAGtcaggggaggaagaagaagaggaggtatCTCTGGATCCACTGAAGCCATGTTCTCTTCCCAAAGAAGCTCCTATTGGAGAACAGGCCACCACAGCCCCATCCCAGCCATCCTGTGATTCTGAGGGCCTCCACAAGTCCATAGGGACACTAGAGCAAGTACTCACACAGACCCCAAACCCTTCCAGATCCTTCCCCACCTTTCAGATCTTGACCAACCTGCCTGTGAGGCACAAGACAGCATCAGGGAGCCACCTACAGCAGAGAGAAAGCCAGCTCTTCTGGGGTCTCCCCTCTCTGCACAGTGAGTCCTTGGAGGCCATCTTCCTGAGCTCAGGTGGCCTCTCTCCCCTGAAGTTGTCTGTCAGTCCTTCTGTCTCCTTTAACAAGTTTGCCTTCCTGCCTAGAACCCCAGTATTGCTGCTTCCCCAGTATTGCTCCCCAACCCCACTTCCTACACACGAAGTCCATACTACAGAAGATCTGGAAGGAACGGCCTCTGACTCTCAGCAACTTCCCTCCCCATCTTCCCCTCCTGTCCCATCACTTCCCCTCCAACTTAAATTCTTTCCCATGGACCATAAGAGAGTCCTATCTGGCACTGAGGCAAACACACAGTGGCTTACACAGAGGAGAGAGGTCCCTTGGGTCTCTGAGGATCAAGCCCTGCACCCACAGCCTAACCTCCAAAGAACCAGGCCCTCCAAACTCTTCCATTCATCTGAGGTCTGGTGGAAGGTGCCATGGGATCCTGGCCTCCAACAACACATTCCAGACTCACTCTGTGCCTCCCTAGCAgaaaatcctgctagccttctgGGAGCCCTAACTAGGTCTGAGGCCCCATGGAGGACCACGGGGCAAAATGAGGACCCCAAAACCCCTGAGCCAGCAGTGCCAACTCCCAGCCTAACCCCAACTTCTCTGCCAGAATGCCAAGGAGCCAGCCCTATAGGAGGCCTCTCTGGACCTGAAGCCCTCTGGGAAACCACAAGGCGAAGAGAGAATCCTCAGATCTCTAAGCCTCCGACCTCAGTCCCTTGCCAATCTGTAGCCCCCATGACAGAGCCCCAAGGAACCAGCACCCTGGAAGTTCCACCTGTATATGAGACTCAGTGGGGAACCACAGGACATAAAGAGAGTACTCAAGCCTTTCAGCCCCCAAcgccagccccctgccctcccccacatCCCCTGCCAGAACTCCAGGGAGGCAGTCCCCTGGGAGATCCATCTGGATATGAGCCCCAGTGGAGATGCAGAGAAAATTCAACAAACCTTTGGGCCTTTGAGCCCTCAGCCTTGGACGTCGACCCAGGACTCCATGGAACCATGCCTGCATGTGTCCCATCAGGATCTGAGACTCCGTGGAAGGGCACGCAGAGTAGAGAAAATCTTTGGGTCTCTGCAGACCCAGTTTCATCTCCCAGCCTTCCCTCAGCCTCTCTGCTGGAGTCCCTAGGAACGGGTGCCCAGGCAGTCTTGTCTGAGTCCAAAGCTTTGTGGGAGGCCATGAGGCAGACAGACAACCTCTGGACCTCAGAATCTCCAGGCCCTGGCCACAGCCCATCTCTAGCTCATATTCTAGAACCCCACAGAATCAATCCTGTGGGAGGGCTTACTGGGTCAGAAACTGCATGGAAGGACACTGATCATTCCCGGAATTCCTGGGCTTTTGAATCGCTATCTCTGGCCTTCAGCCCACCCGCAGTTCTTGTACTGGATTCCCTCAGAGTTAGCCCTACGGGGGTCCTGTTTGATTCTGAAGCTACATGTGGGGACATAGAAAGGAGAAAGAACTCCTGGGCCTCTGAGCTCCTAGCTTGCAGCTTACCCCAAGTCCCACGTGGAGCCAACCCCTTGGGAGTCCAATCTGACTCTGAGCCTACTGCGGGGGACATGGAGCAGAAAGAAACCTGTTGTGTTCCTGTGTCCCCATTGTGGGGTCCCAGCCCATGCCCAAACTCTATGTCAAAGTCTCACACAAGTGAGCCTATTGGAGACCAATGCAACTGTAAACCTGAGGGGGAAACAGTAGAGCAGAGAGGGAACTGCTGCACCACTGAACTCCCAGCCCCAACCCCCAGGTCACTCTCTGCTCCTCTACCAGATCCACACATTGACCTTGAGTTTGTGTGGAGGAATGTGCAACAAAGAGGGATCCCCCAGGATCCCAGCCTTCCAGCAGTGGATCCCCTACAGCCAATACCCTGGCCTCCCACCCAAGCTGAAGCTCTGAAGATTGAGTCCAACCAGCCTGGCCTACCCAAGGGAGAGTTGTTCCCAGGGGCTAAGGCAGAGACTCCATCCTCCCAGGGTGAGGCTGTCCCAAAGATGCCCACCCACTCTGGGGTCCAGGCCTGGCACTGGAGTAAAGAGTTGGAACTCAGGCTGAAGAAACTAGAGCAGAGCCCTGCTTCCAGATCTCTTGGCCCAAGTCAATCATTTGGCAGCTCCCCTGCCCTGAGCTCCACAACTCAAGCCACCCGGAGACTCTCTTCTTGCCCACCACAGCAGATTCATCCCCTCAGTCTGTGCCCCAACTCTTCAAGCTGTCATCCCCCTAAACCTCAGAGCACAGTAACTCAGCCTATCCAGGTCCCCCACTGTTATCACTCCCACTCCTCTATCCAACCTCAGCTATGGAAGTCTGGCAGGGCAGAACAAGAGCCTCAGAAAGAGCAAAGAATGAATGTGAAGATGTCATCCCAGGGGTCATGTGTTCACTGCCCAGGCCTGGAAGAGCCCTCATACCCTGAGGTTCCAGCCTCAGGCAAGAGACAGGACAAGGCTTCAGCCCTATCTTCAGCCAAAAAGAGAGAGCGCCCCAGGAAACCCAAAGGAGACCACAGAGAAGGGGATGCAAAATTGGGCTCAACCACAGTTACAGGGAAAAGCCACCTAGCCCAGGCCAGACTAGCAGAGGTCCCTGTAAGCAGACTTTTGCAAAGATCTCAGCACAGGGACCAGAGCTCTCGACACACTgctccctccctgcagcctcactCCAAGGCTTCAGGTTCCCAAGGTCAGAGAGGGGCAAGGCTGGGAGCTGGTGACATCCTAGCCCCTCGGCACTGTAAGCACTGCCCTTGGGCCCAGAAGCATCTTTCCTCCCCCACACCTCAGGCTCCCCTTACCAGGGGTCTCCAAAGGATGTTAGCCAAATTTCTGGGTACCCATGGACCCCTGCCCACCAAATCCAGTCAGCAGAGAAAAGGCTGGTAG